The following are from one region of the Magallana gigas chromosome 6, xbMagGiga1.1, whole genome shotgun sequence genome:
- the LOC105347276 gene encoding PHD finger protein 10 isoform X2 has translation MENVSSLKQPEGSYITSNYEASQAAQQGNQSLTSQGVDSSVRVPHDGERAFKAISEGKAWSDKAVVLENKSASQLSTGLSQLGDYSSGSDSEEAENSKAADEAIESRVADTQNKFSSETSEQSKVSGGDSKKVMNIDEEAMECTETKEEIDPQSKELEADVTKSQIIQDKKEDASSDKDDDKKSEVEPSQDVSPSILTDRDQDLADPKASAEKSDVSELTASERSKRSESTGFDVQDPVDTPAIRKPSKVEMIDEESNASFIKLDGKTKDSPLNFDVPPSPYGVSEISETPGPGTPASVVSNGDSVSYQAFDNFGPPTPSSVADNSSMGPTPSKRSRLAVYTPSQEHITASKLFEYQWPTDGSGEYYMLQEQVCEYLGVKSFKRKYPDLFRRQVDIKERVFLMDKGVVTEGQADLGLTALKSDEVCDLMHKDYPEMYQEYAEVLHERQKQKISEKHKEYEVPKLEKSKMSLYIKKAMKSAAEWNSSFQKERREERKAYLDLQTFNIHYPQGRYKVLPKEMTKPIHYPVSLIPGQFQNYFKRYSTDELKYFPMNTAMFDPPKRMGTTLANPQEQPEPETASEEDENGSGSDSDSDDSSSGSEGTSGAEDGEKKSGETKEAAPVDSSVCSICTQGQNSEVKGESDLVVCSECNKGGHPGCLDLTNEMVTVIKTYPWQCMDCKTCVECMDPYDEDKMMFCDLCDRGYHTFCVGLKSIPTGHWKCKSCKGPETPKPSKSSKTPKSSKSGTGKKRGRPPLKKKDKKKSKKKIEPKEEAEAAEDDTAETKEDEEGEEEGGEEKGEEGKEEEEEEEEMEAEESQE, from the exons ATGGAGAATGTTTCATCTCTTAAACAACCAGAAGGAAGTTATATAACTTCAAATTATGAAGCTTCACAAGCAGCCCAGCAAGGAAACCAGTCACTTACTTCTCAAGGGGTTGACAGTTCTGTACGGGTGCCACATGATGGCGAAAGGGCATTCAAAGCAATTTCGGAAGGAAAGGCATGGTCAGACAAAGCAGTTGTGCTGGAAAACAAGAGTGCGTCTCAACTGAGCACAGGTTTAAGTCAACTAGGTGATTACTCTTCTGGTAGCGACTCCGAGGAGGCAGAGAATTCTAAAGCTGCAGATGAGGCCATTGAATCCAGAGTTGCAGATACCCAGAACAAATTTTCCTCTGAAACTTCAGAGCAGAGTAAAGTCAGTGGTGGTGATTCTAAAAAAGTAATGAATATCGATGAAGAAGCTATGGAATGTACAGAGACCAAAGAGGAAATTGATCCACAAAGTAAAGAACTTGAAGCAGATGTCACCAAATCACAAATCATTCAAGACAAAAAGGAGGATGCGTCATCCGACAAAGATGACGACAAAAAATCAGAGGTGGAGCCTTCACAAGATGTTTCTCCCTCAATACTAACAGACAGGGACCAAGACCTTGCAGACCCAAAAGCTTCAGCAGAAAAGTCTGATGTATCTGAGCTAACAGCTTCAGAAAGAAGTAAGAGGTCTGAATCAACTGGGTTTGATGTGCAAGACCCAGTGGATACCCCGGCCATAAGGAAGCCTTCAAAGGTGGAAATGATCGACGAAGAGTCTAATGCGAGCTTTATCAAACTAGACGGTAAAACAAAGGATTCTCCCTTGAACTTTGATGTTCCACCCTCTCCATATGGAGTGTCGGAGATCTCAGAGACACCCGGACCAGGGACCCCAGCCTCTGTTGTCAG CAACGGAGACAGTGTTTCCTACCAAGCGTTTGACAACTTTGGACCTCCTACTCCATCGTCAGTGGCAGATAACTCATCGATGGGACCAACTCCCTCAAAACGGTCCAGACTGGCTGTTTACACGCCCAGCCAAGAACA CATCACAGCCAGTAAGTTATTTGAATACCAATGGCCAACAGACGGATCAGGGGAATATTACATGCTACAAGAACAGGTCTGCGAATACCTGGGAGTCAAATCCTTCAAACGGAAATACCCAG attTGTTCCGCAGACAGGTGGACATTAAGGAGAGAGTGTTTCTGATGGATAAAGGCGTTGTTACGGAGGGGCAGGCTGATCTAG GTTTGACGGCACTAAAGAGCGATGAAGTCTGTGACCTCATGCATAAAGACTATCCCGAAATGTATCAG GAATATGCTGAGGTGTTACATGAACGACAGAAacagaaaatcagtgaaaaacaCAAAGAATATGAAGTG cccAAGCTTGAGAAAAGTAAGATGAGTCTGTATATCAAGAAGGCCATGAAGTCGGCTGCTGAGTGGAATTCTAGCTTCCAAAAAGAGAGGCGAGAGGAGAGGAAAGCCTACCTTGACCTACAAAccttt AATATCCACTACCCCCAGGGTCGATACAAGGTGCTCCCTAAGGAGATGACAAAGCCCATCCACTACCCTGTTTCTCTCATTCCAGGCCAATTTCAGAATTACTTTAAAAG ATACTCGACTGATGAGCTCAAGTATTTCCCAATGAACACTGCCATGTTTGATCCTCCTAAACGAATGGGGACCACCCTGGCTAACCCTCAGGAACAGCCGGAACCAGAGACTGCCTCAGAGGAGGATGAAAAT gGTTCGGGGTCAGATTCTGATTCCGATGACAGTAGTAGTGGATCAGAGGGGACAAGTGGAGCAGAGGATGGAGAGAAAAAGTCAGGTGAAACAAAG GAAGCTGCCCCAGTTGATTCAAGTGTCTGCTCTATCTGTACACAAGGTCAAAATTCAGAGGTCAAAGGTGAATCTGATCTGGTTGTCTGCTCAGAGTGCAATAAGGGAG GTCACCCGGGCTGTTTGGACCTGACCAATGAGATGGTGACCGTCATAAAGACCTATCCCTGGCAGTGTATGGACTGTAAGACCTGCGTGGAGTGCATGGACCCTTACGATGAG GACAAAATGATGTTCTGTGACCTGTGTGACCGAGGATATCACACCTTCTGTGTGGGGCTAAAGTCCATCCCCACTGGTCACTGGAAGTGCAAAAGCTGTAAGGGACCAGAGACCCCAAAACCGTCCAAAAGCAGCAAGACTCCGAAATCCTCCAAGTCCGG AACAGGGAAAAAGCGAGGAAGACCACCACTGAAGAAGAAGGACAAGAAGAAGTCAAAGAAGAAGATAGAACCTAAAGAAGAAGCAGAGGCTGCAGAGGATGACACAGCAGAGACGAAGGAGGATGAAGAGGGTGAGGAAGAAGGTGGTGAAGAGAAAGGGGAGGAAGGGAAagaagaggaggaggaagaaGAAGAGATGGAGGCTGAGGAGTCTCAGGAGTGA
- the LOC105347276 gene encoding PHD finger protein 10 isoform X1 yields the protein MFPANSGLLMENVSSLKQPEGSYITSNYEASQAAQQGNQSLTSQGVDSSVRVPHDGERAFKAISEGKAWSDKAVVLENKSASQLSTGLSQLGDYSSGSDSEEAENSKAADEAIESRVADTQNKFSSETSEQSKVSGGDSKKVMNIDEEAMECTETKEEIDPQSKELEADVTKSQIIQDKKEDASSDKDDDKKSEVEPSQDVSPSILTDRDQDLADPKASAEKSDVSELTASERSKRSESTGFDVQDPVDTPAIRKPSKVEMIDEESNASFIKLDGKTKDSPLNFDVPPSPYGVSEISETPGPGTPASVVSNGDSVSYQAFDNFGPPTPSSVADNSSMGPTPSKRSRLAVYTPSQEHITASKLFEYQWPTDGSGEYYMLQEQVCEYLGVKSFKRKYPDLFRRQVDIKERVFLMDKGVVTEGQADLGLTALKSDEVCDLMHKDYPEMYQEYAEVLHERQKQKISEKHKEYEVPKLEKSKMSLYIKKAMKSAAEWNSSFQKERREERKAYLDLQTFNIHYPQGRYKVLPKEMTKPIHYPVSLIPGQFQNYFKRYSTDELKYFPMNTAMFDPPKRMGTTLANPQEQPEPETASEEDENGSGSDSDSDDSSSGSEGTSGAEDGEKKSGETKEAAPVDSSVCSICTQGQNSEVKGESDLVVCSECNKGGHPGCLDLTNEMVTVIKTYPWQCMDCKTCVECMDPYDEDKMMFCDLCDRGYHTFCVGLKSIPTGHWKCKSCKGPETPKPSKSSKTPKSSKSGTGKKRGRPPLKKKDKKKSKKKIEPKEEAEAAEDDTAETKEDEEGEEEGGEEKGEEGKEEEEEEEEMEAEESQE from the exons ATGTTTCCTGCAAACTCGGGACTTTT AATGGAGAATGTTTCATCTCTTAAACAACCAGAAGGAAGTTATATAACTTCAAATTATGAAGCTTCACAAGCAGCCCAGCAAGGAAACCAGTCACTTACTTCTCAAGGGGTTGACAGTTCTGTACGGGTGCCACATGATGGCGAAAGGGCATTCAAAGCAATTTCGGAAGGAAAGGCATGGTCAGACAAAGCAGTTGTGCTGGAAAACAAGAGTGCGTCTCAACTGAGCACAGGTTTAAGTCAACTAGGTGATTACTCTTCTGGTAGCGACTCCGAGGAGGCAGAGAATTCTAAAGCTGCAGATGAGGCCATTGAATCCAGAGTTGCAGATACCCAGAACAAATTTTCCTCTGAAACTTCAGAGCAGAGTAAAGTCAGTGGTGGTGATTCTAAAAAAGTAATGAATATCGATGAAGAAGCTATGGAATGTACAGAGACCAAAGAGGAAATTGATCCACAAAGTAAAGAACTTGAAGCAGATGTCACCAAATCACAAATCATTCAAGACAAAAAGGAGGATGCGTCATCCGACAAAGATGACGACAAAAAATCAGAGGTGGAGCCTTCACAAGATGTTTCTCCCTCAATACTAACAGACAGGGACCAAGACCTTGCAGACCCAAAAGCTTCAGCAGAAAAGTCTGATGTATCTGAGCTAACAGCTTCAGAAAGAAGTAAGAGGTCTGAATCAACTGGGTTTGATGTGCAAGACCCAGTGGATACCCCGGCCATAAGGAAGCCTTCAAAGGTGGAAATGATCGACGAAGAGTCTAATGCGAGCTTTATCAAACTAGACGGTAAAACAAAGGATTCTCCCTTGAACTTTGATGTTCCACCCTCTCCATATGGAGTGTCGGAGATCTCAGAGACACCCGGACCAGGGACCCCAGCCTCTGTTGTCAG CAACGGAGACAGTGTTTCCTACCAAGCGTTTGACAACTTTGGACCTCCTACTCCATCGTCAGTGGCAGATAACTCATCGATGGGACCAACTCCCTCAAAACGGTCCAGACTGGCTGTTTACACGCCCAGCCAAGAACA CATCACAGCCAGTAAGTTATTTGAATACCAATGGCCAACAGACGGATCAGGGGAATATTACATGCTACAAGAACAGGTCTGCGAATACCTGGGAGTCAAATCCTTCAAACGGAAATACCCAG attTGTTCCGCAGACAGGTGGACATTAAGGAGAGAGTGTTTCTGATGGATAAAGGCGTTGTTACGGAGGGGCAGGCTGATCTAG GTTTGACGGCACTAAAGAGCGATGAAGTCTGTGACCTCATGCATAAAGACTATCCCGAAATGTATCAG GAATATGCTGAGGTGTTACATGAACGACAGAAacagaaaatcagtgaaaaacaCAAAGAATATGAAGTG cccAAGCTTGAGAAAAGTAAGATGAGTCTGTATATCAAGAAGGCCATGAAGTCGGCTGCTGAGTGGAATTCTAGCTTCCAAAAAGAGAGGCGAGAGGAGAGGAAAGCCTACCTTGACCTACAAAccttt AATATCCACTACCCCCAGGGTCGATACAAGGTGCTCCCTAAGGAGATGACAAAGCCCATCCACTACCCTGTTTCTCTCATTCCAGGCCAATTTCAGAATTACTTTAAAAG ATACTCGACTGATGAGCTCAAGTATTTCCCAATGAACACTGCCATGTTTGATCCTCCTAAACGAATGGGGACCACCCTGGCTAACCCTCAGGAACAGCCGGAACCAGAGACTGCCTCAGAGGAGGATGAAAAT gGTTCGGGGTCAGATTCTGATTCCGATGACAGTAGTAGTGGATCAGAGGGGACAAGTGGAGCAGAGGATGGAGAGAAAAAGTCAGGTGAAACAAAG GAAGCTGCCCCAGTTGATTCAAGTGTCTGCTCTATCTGTACACAAGGTCAAAATTCAGAGGTCAAAGGTGAATCTGATCTGGTTGTCTGCTCAGAGTGCAATAAGGGAG GTCACCCGGGCTGTTTGGACCTGACCAATGAGATGGTGACCGTCATAAAGACCTATCCCTGGCAGTGTATGGACTGTAAGACCTGCGTGGAGTGCATGGACCCTTACGATGAG GACAAAATGATGTTCTGTGACCTGTGTGACCGAGGATATCACACCTTCTGTGTGGGGCTAAAGTCCATCCCCACTGGTCACTGGAAGTGCAAAAGCTGTAAGGGACCAGAGACCCCAAAACCGTCCAAAAGCAGCAAGACTCCGAAATCCTCCAAGTCCGG AACAGGGAAAAAGCGAGGAAGACCACCACTGAAGAAGAAGGACAAGAAGAAGTCAAAGAAGAAGATAGAACCTAAAGAAGAAGCAGAGGCTGCAGAGGATGACACAGCAGAGACGAAGGAGGATGAAGAGGGTGAGGAAGAAGGTGGTGAAGAGAAAGGGGAGGAAGGGAAagaagaggaggaggaagaaGAAGAGATGGAGGCTGAGGAGTCTCAGGAGTGA